Proteins encoded together in one Arvicanthis niloticus isolate mArvNil1 chromosome 7, mArvNil1.pat.X, whole genome shotgun sequence window:
- the Gas2l1 gene encoding GAS2-like protein 1 — translation MADPVAGIAGSAAKSVRPFRSSEAYVEAMKEDLADWLNALYSLGLPGSGDGFLTGLATGTTLCQHANAVTEAARALAAARPTRGVAFQAHSVAPGSFMARDNVASFIGWCRAELGVPEVLMFETEDLVLRKNEKSVVLCLLEVARRGARLGLLAPRLVQFEQEIERELRATPQVSSIPAAEEDVTEIATAPGAPTRTPRMTPNDLRNLDELVREILGRCTCPDQFPMIKVSEGKYRVGDSSLLIFVRVLRSHVMVRVGGGWDTLEHYLDKHDPCRCSSTTHRLPQQRAGTFSPQRGSPTPSPRPGSPVPGSERRSSRPEVTPISLRSTKEGPETPLRPRDQLPPLPRSRRYSGDSDSSASSAQSGPMGSRSDDSATGSRRERPSHRPTSGLPASPRRPAAPRSQSRDRLDRGRPHMAPGGRGAQLPASSPARRTRSQSRDEQAVLVVRRDRDGQHSWVARGKGGGGPGGSGRSTPQTPRARSPAAPRPSRGPSPGPELAATPASIFRTPLQLDPQQEQQLFRRLEEEFLANARALEAAASHTPMGSAPDPPAPDSAYCSSSSSSSSLSVLGGKCGQPGESGRTANGLPGPRSQALSSSSDEGSPCLAVGGPLDTARSSLAGPEPSLTWARGRMDTQPDRKPSRIPTPRGPRRPSGPTDLGAWHALHSVTPRTEPDSSM, via the exons ATGGCGGACCCAGTGGCGGGCATCGCAGGCTCAGCCGCCAAGAGTGTGCGACCCTTCAGATCCAGTGAGGCCTACGTGGAAGCCATGAAGGAAGACCTGGCCGATTGGCTCAATGCTTTGTACAGTCTAGGTCTACCCGGCAGTGGTGATGGCTTCCTCACAGGGCTGGCCACAGGCACAACCCTGTGCCAACATGCCAACGCTGTCACCGAGGCTGCCCGGGCTCTGGCTGCTGCCCGTCCAACCCGAGGTGTGGCCTTCCAGGCACACAGTGTGGCGCCTGGCTCCTTCATGGCCCGAGACAACGTGGCCTCTTTCATCGGCTGGTGCAGGGCTGAGCTGGGCGTACCTGAAGTGCTCATGTTTGAGACAGAGGACCTGGTGCTGCGCAAGAACGAGAAGAGCGTGGTCCTGTGCCTGCTGGAGGTCGCCCGACGCGGGGCTCGCCTCGGCCTGCTTGCCCCGAGGCTGGTACAGTTTGAGCAGGAGATCGAGCGGGAGCTTCGGGCTACCCCTCAGGTCTCCAGCATCCCTGCTGCTGAAGAGGATGTCACTGAAATTGCTACTGCACCAGGGGCTCCCACCCGCACACCCCGCATGACGCCCAATGACCTTCGAAACCTTGACGAGCTG GTAAGGGAGATCCTGGGCAGGTGCACCTGCCCAGACCAGTTTCCCATGATCAAGGTCTCCGAGGGGAAGTACCGAGTGGGAGACTCCAGCTTGCTCATCTTTGTGAGG GTGCTGAGGAGCCATGTGATGGTGCGAGTGGGTGGCGGCTGGGACACACTGGAGCACTACCTAGACAAGCATGACCCTTGCCGCTGCTCTTCCACTA CCCACCGTCTGCCCCAGCAGAGGGCCGGGACTTTCTCCCCGCAGAGGGGAtcacccacccccagcccccgccCCGGTAGCCCAGTCCCTGGGAGTGAGCGCCGCAGCTCCCGGCCTGAAGTAACCCCCATCAGCCTGCGAAGCACAAAGGAGGGGCCTGAGACCCCA CTCAGGCCCCGCGATCAGCTGCCCCCCCTTCCCCGCTCCCGCCGCTACTCCGGGGACAGTgactcctcagcctcctcagcccaGAGTGGCCCCATGGGTTCCCGCAGCGACGATTCAGCCACTGGCTCCCGGAGGGAGCGGCCCAGCCACCGGCCGACCTCCGGTCTTCCGGCCTCCCCGAGACGGCCGGCCGCCCCTCGCAGCCAGTCTCGAGACCGGCTGGATCGGGGACGGCCCCACATGGCCCCAGGAGGCCGAGGCGCTCAGCTGCCGGCCTCCAGCCCAGCACGGCGCACCCGCAGCCAGAGCCGCGACGAACAGGCGGTGCTGGTGGTGCGCAGGGACCGAGACGGCCAGCACTCGTGGGTGGCCCGGGGCAAGGGTGGTGGGGGACCAGGGGGTTCTGGAAGGAGTACCCCTCAGACTCCGCGTGCTCGCAGTCCTGCAGCACCCCGGCCTTCCAGGGGCCCCAGCCCAGGCCCAGAGCTGGCTGCCACACCCGCCAGCATCTTCCGCACACCCCTGCAGCTTGACCCACAGCAGGAGCAGCAACTGTTCAGGCGCCTGGAAGAGGAATTCTTGGCCAATGCCCGCGCCTTGGAGGCTGCTGCCAGCCATACCCCCATGGGATCTGCTCCTGATCCTCCAGCTCCGGACTCCGCTTACTGCTCATCCAGTTCCTCATCTTCATCACTCAGTGTCCTGGGTGGCAAATGTGGCCAACCCGGGGAGTCTGGCCGCACAGCCAATGGGCTGCCTGGGCCCCGCAGCCAAGCTCTGTCCAGCTCTTCCGATGAGGGCAGCCCCTGCCTTGCTGTAGGAGGGCCACTGGATACAGCCAGGAGCTCTTTGGCTGGCCCAGAACCCTCACTGACTTGGGCAAGGGGGCGGATGGACACACAACCAGACCGTAAACCCTCACGCATACCCACACCTCGGGGACCCCGCCGCCCATCGGGACCTACAGACCTCGGGGCTTGGCATGCCCTGCATTCGGTCACCCCAAGGACCGAGCCAGATTCCTCAATGTGA